From the genome of Hydrogenovibrio kuenenii DSM 12350:
TTAGCGCTGATAAAGGCGGCTCAAAATATGGTACGGAATACGACCTGTTGGCTGCCAAGAAGTTTGGCAAGGTGTATACGGCTGGGGTCAAATACGCTTCTTTCAGCGCAGACAGTGCCTCCACTTACAAAAATACCAACAAAATCTGGATTTGGGGTGAGGCCAAATTCTAATAGCAAATCGTTTTGTCGACTATGCCCGCTCTTTAGCGGGCTTTTTTATTGATAAAACAAAGCGCTTACAAACCTAATGACAAAGTTTTTGCCAAACTTTCCGTTCTGCACCAAAAACTTACAATTCATTACAAAATGTAAGACTTTGTTTACAAACAATACCCATAAAACATGACAAAAAACAATAAATTTCACTTATGTCTTTGATTTAAAAGAATAAATAATAGCTGGCATCCCCTAAGCTAAATAGATATTAAATAAAATTCATTTATGGAACAAAATTATTATGACTGCACATGCATCAAACGTTTGGATAGCCGAGTTATCCCATAGTTACAAAAAACAATTACCACCAGTGTTAACCAATATTAACCTGAATATCCCAAAAGGCCAGCTAACTGCAATGATCGGCCGAAGCGGTTGCGGTAAATCAACTTTGCTGCAAATGATTGCCGGGCTTCTTCTTCCATCAGATGGTGTAGTACGCATCAACGGTAAAACCGTTGTTAAACCCAGTGCGAAATGGAACATGATGTTTCAAAAACCATCGCTTTATCCTTGGATGAGCGTCCGTGAAAACGCAGCGTTAGGATTGGTGTTCGCTGGCACTTACAAACAAAAACAAGATCGAGTAGAAGAGTTGTTAGACATGGTGGGCTTATCCGAACACAAAGACAAGAACGTACAGGAGCTTTCCGGTGGTCAGCAACAACGTGTTGCCTTAGCTCGCTCTTTAGCGACTGAACCGGAAATCCTATTGTTGGACGAACCATTTTCGGCATTAGACGCTTTTACCCGTACCGCACTACAAACCGAAGTAGCTCAAATTTGTCATGAGCAAGGCATTACGATGATTATGGTTACCCATGACATTGAGGAAGCCATCGCCATGGCCGACAAAGTTGTCATCATGAGTCATAACCCAGGGGAAATCGTCGGAGATCTAGATGTTCCCCTTACTTATCCGAGAGACCGCAGCGCAGCGGATTTTATTGAGTTGAAAGAAACCCTATTCAACCAATTCGAGCAAATCGACTTAGCCAAACAAAAAGAAATGGCTGAAGTCGCGAACCAATAATTTTTAAAGGAGTATTCCCCATGTGTCATTTATGTGAATGGAACGATAAAGACTCGAATGATTATGTATTTAACCCTGTAAAAGGTCGCCGTGAATTTATTCTAGATTCCATGGCAACTGCTGGGGGGTTAGCCGCTGCGATGTCTCTTCCGAATACGGCATTTGCCAATATGGAAATGCCTGAAGACGAAGTTGTACGAATCGGTTACATCCCGATTACCGATGCCAGTGCGCTTTTGGTCGCACACGCGATGGGCTTTTTCGAAGACGAAGGCCTAAAAGTCGCTAAACCAACTTTGATTCGCGGTTGGTCGCCATTGATCGAAGGTTTCGCTGCCAAAAAATTCAACTTGGTTCACTTCCTGAAGCCGATTCCAATCTGGATGCGCTATAACAACAACTTCCCGGTCAAAATCACCGGTTGGGCGCACACTAATGGTTCTGGTGTTGTGGTCGGTAAACATACCGGCATCGAAGACTTCAAAGGCTTAGCAGGCAAACAAGTAGCAGTTCCTTACTGGTATTCCATGCACAATATCGTGTTACAGATGGCATTGAAAAATGCAGGATTGGAACCTGTGATTCAGGATCAAACGGATAAGCTAAAACCGAACCAGGTTAACCTACAAATCATGCCGCCACCAGATATGCCAACCGCTTTGGCTGCAAGAAAAATCGACGCCTATATCGTGGCAGAACCATTCAATGCCGCTGGTGAAATGCTGGCCGGTGCGAAAATGATTCGTTTTACTGGCGATATCTGGGAAAACCATCCTTGTTGCGTTGTCTGTATGCACGAAGAACATACAGAAAAGAAAAAAGTATGGTCACAAAAAGTGATGAATGCCGTAGTTAGAGGCGCTATGTACGCTCAGGAAAACAAAGAAGAAGTCGCCAAAATGCTCTCACGTGAAGGTAAACGTTACTTGCCGATGAAAGCAAAAGTGGTATTGAAAGCGATGACTGACTACTCAACAACAGAATATGCGCATCCAGATGCCATTCATCATCCAGACTGGGGTGTTGGTCGTATCGACTTCAACCCATGGCCATATCCTTCTGCGACAGAATTCATTGTAGATCACCTGAAAACAACTTTGGTTGCTGGGGACACCACTTTCCTACAGAAGCTTGATAGTAAATTTGTAGCGAAAGACTTGGTCAACTACGAATATGTAAAAAATGCGATGGATAAATTCGGTGCATGGGATAAAGTCGAAGGCGTTAACCCTGCTCATCCAACAACACGTGAAGAGGTATTCAAGCTGTGAGTGAAACAACTACAACACCAATGATGGTTTCAGTAGTCAATCAAGCCACGTCGGCTTTCCGGCAGCTACCGGTTTGGGCGCAGAATGTCAGTTTTTCGACCTTCGGTATGGCGATACTACTGTTTTTATGGTGGCTTGGAGGCATCTGGATTGCCTCCAACCCAGATACGGAATCTTTTGCCAGTTTTGCACCTGCGCCAGCATTCGAAGCACTTTATGAGCTGGTAGCAAGTGGTGAAATCTGGCAAACAATCTGGTCAAGTTTGTACCGTATTCTTGTCGGACTCTTTTGGGCGATTTTACTAGGTGTACCTGCAGGCATCATTATTGGTTATTTTTCTACTATTAGACAAATCGCCAATATGCCATTTCAGCTATTGCGAATGATCAGTCCGTTGGCTTGGATGCCAATCGCAGTATTGGTCTATGCAACTTGGGACAATGCCATTATCTTCCTGATCACCATCGCTGCAGTATGGCCGATTATTTTTGGTACAGCCCACGGGGTGCAACGTATTGATCCACTTTGGTTCAAGGTTGCGAAAAACCTTGGCGCAGACGGTTATCAGATGTTGATGCGTGTGATTATGCCGGCAATTGCCCAAGACGTTTTCGCTGGTATCAGATTAGCAGTAGGGGTTGCATGGGTTGTATTAGTGCCTGCCGAGTACCTTGGGGTTACCAGCGGGCTGGGCTATGCCATCAACGATGCACGTGATACACTTGATTATGCCAAGCTAGCCGCTGTCGTTGTTGTCATCGGTATCATCGGATACATGTTGGACAGCATCGCGGCAAGGCTCATCAAACTCTACAGCTGGCGCATGGAATAATTTTTTGGCAACGTTAGTCAAAACAATAAACTCAACACAATCGGTTCAATCCAACGGGTTTGCGACATCATATCGCAACCCTAGAGGCTTGAGCCTTTTGCGTTTATACGACTGTGATGTCTGTCACGTCATCCAAACAAATCTCATCACTGGATTCGGTGATGACAAACTCTTTGCCTTCTCGCGTCTGAAGATCCTTCAGATACCCGACAAAGTCAGGTTTGTTTGCATGAAATGACAGTTTGACCTTCTGATGTTTCATGATTGCGATTTCAAATTGATCGTATAAATGACAAGAGATGGACATAGCGTAACCCCCTATAAAAGCAACAATACTAAAACGAAAGAAAGCCTATGACGACAAAACTACAAGAATTCGATATAGCCAACGACTCCGAGTTTGTCGTTATTCAAGAAGCGGCTCAACAGATTGAGCATGCCAATGACCCCGATTTCGCAATATACAATATTTTGAGTATTTGTTCTCGCCTAATGGGTCTTAATCGTGGTCGAGTGTTCTTACATGATCAAGAGGCTGAAAACCTTTATGCCGCTTACGGTTATGGACTGACGCAAGATGAAATCGAGCGCAGCCGCTTTGGCTCGAAAGAAGGGATTACCGGGAAGGTCATGCACCTGGGGCGTGCCGTGGTCGTACCCGATATTGACGAAGAGACCGACTACCTTTTCCGTACGGTTGATCGTGAAACACTCCCTCAAGAGCCTGTTTCCTTCTTGGCGGTGCCGATTATCCGAAAGAACGAACGTATTGGCGTATTGGCGTTCAACCGCCTGAAAAACCGTAAACGTTCTTTTGACCGCGACTTGAGCTTTTTGAAAATTCTTTCCTTATTCATCGGTGAGATTCTTGCAGTTCATCAAATGCTGGAGCGCCAAACTCTCATTCTCAAACAAGAAAACGAGCAATTGCGAAGCGTCGCCCTTGGGCAAGGTAGCCAATACGGCATTATCGGTGAAAGCCCGTTATTGCTTCAGGCATTGGATAAAGCTTCTCGTGCTGCCAACACACCGGTAACCGTCATGTTAAAAGGGGAATCTGGAACGGGGAAAGAGAAATTCTCTCGTATGATTCACCGTGCCAGCAACCGTAAAGACAATCCGTTTATCGCCATCAACTGTGCCGCGATTCCGGCCGAGCTACTTGAAGCTGAGTTATTCGGTTATGAAAAAGGCAGTTTCACGGGCGCGACCCAACAGAAAAAAGGAAAGTTTGAGTTGGCCAACCACGGTACGCTATTTCTCGATGAGATCGGGGACTTGGACTTTGCTTTGCAAGCCAAATTGTTACGACTACTCGAAGATAAAGCCGTCACTCGTATTGGCGGCACACAGGATATTCCAATAGACGTTCGTGTTATCGTCGCATCACACAAAGACCTTTATAAGTCGGTCAACGAAGGTTCATTCCGTCTCGATTTATTCTATCGATTCAACGTATTCCCAATTGAACTGCCTGCGCTACGCGACCGTCACGGCGACATTCGCACTCTGATCAGACATTTCTTAAACCAGACAAACCAAGACTATCTGACCAATGCGATTCTCGAACCGGAAGCCATAACCTTCCTAGAGACCTACTCTTGGCCAGGAAACATTCGCCAACTTGAAAACGTCATCAAACGTAGCGTTTTGTTGGCTGAAGACGATAAATTCGTCACTTTGGGGCTGGTACAGAAAATCATTCACGAAGAAAGCGCGATTACACACAATACCTCGCTGTCATCACCAACGCTGGTGACAGAGACCGCGGTTAACGCTGTACCTCAGAGCATTGCCTCAAACTGGGAAGCGCCTGCCAGAAACGGGACCAACGGTGGATTCACCGCTTATCCTAGCGATGACGAGCGAATGGAAAACTGGCAAGGCAATGATGGTAAACGCGCTTACTGGAAGGTTTCGGATGATGAAAAGGAAAACCTGATGATGGCGTTGAAGCAAGCTCGCGGCAACAAAACCCGCGCAGCAATGTTACTGAATATGACCCCAAGGCAGTTCAGCTACCGTATGAGTAAGCTCGGCATTGATATGTAAACGCCTTGCGTTGTTAGAGATCGTAAACAAAAAAGAGAGCTAAATGCTCTCTTTCTTTTTGTTGCTGATACACTTTATGCACTTAGCGCTTTATAAAGCTTCGCAGCCTGATTCACCTTATCTCCTGATAACGCAAACCCTTTCACTTGCTCTTCTACCAGATAACTGACTTCTGAACTGGTCTCGTCATTGGACACGATAGACCAGTCACCATGCGCATCTTTCTTAAGTGGCGGACAGGTAATGATAGAAAGTGACGGTGTTTTGGTTTTCACCAATGGCGGCACCACCTTGAACTCTGCTGAGGCATCACCTGCAATATGCTTGGCGATGGTCTCCGCTTCACGACGAATCGGCTCTAGGAATGCCTGTAGCTCTCCATCGATTTCGATACAATCACCAATCGCATAAATGTCTTCATTTGAGGTTTGCAATTGATGGTTCACCAAGATGCCACGTGAAACATCCAAACCGGCTTTCTTGGCCAAATCGATATTCGGCTTCAAGCCAATCGCAGCCACCAACAAGTCGGTAGCCAGTTTCGAACCATCATCCAGGCTCAATGCATAGGCATCGCCGTCATGATCGATCGCTTCCAGTTGTGCTTCGTAAACAATCTCGATTTGTTTATTGATCAAGGCCTCCGCCAGTTTCGTTGATAGCTGGGAAGGCAGTAAGTTTCTCATCAAAGTATCGCCTCTTACCAACAAAGTGACTTGGTAGTCTTGGCTGATCAAATCTTCCGCCATTTCCACCGCAATCAAACCACCGCCTAATAAGGTGATATGCTTTTTATCGGCAATCGCACTGCGGAAACGCTTATAGGCCGCCAGGTCGTTAATGGTCATCACATCTGAGACAGCATCCCCAGACAGCATCGGCTTAATGGCACTGGCACCTGTTGCCAGAATCAATTTACTGTAGTTGATACTGCCGCTGGTGGTCATTAGACGATTACGTTTGGTATTGACGCTCATTACTTTGGCGCGGGTTTTAATCCCAATGCCCAGTTCACCAGCTTTTTCCTCACCGGAAAACTCTACTAAATCCTTCGCGTCACGCCCCTGAGACATGGCCATGGAAATCGCCGGTTTTGGATAAACCGATCCATCGCATCCAGTGACGATACTGACATCCGCATCGGGCAATTCTTGTTTGATTTTTTCGGCAACCGTCCAACCAGCATATCCTGCACCAATGATGACGATACTTTCTTTACCGCCGACTTTCGACTTAGGTCTTGCGACATCCGATTTCGGTTTCGGTGCATCATCAATCAATACGAAATCTGACTTTGACACCAAACATAGCGGGCAGTACCAATCATCGGGAATGTCTTCAAACCGCGTGCCCGGAGCCAATCCGCTATCTGGATCGCCTTCGGCTTCGTCGTATATCAAACCGCAGGTTTTACAAATATATTTACGAAATGGCTCTGACATAATTTTTCTCCTTATACCCTTTCTTTATGCTTCCAAACGAGCAATTTCTTTACGCAAATGTTTGATGGAAGGGGTCACGATAATCACAAAGTAGGCTTCTCTTTGTTTACGCTGTGCCGGCGCATCGACAATATAACCTTTGGCACCGCAATGCTGCATCACCGCATCGGCGCTACGCTTACAGAATTCCGCACCCAGCAAACGTGCTTCTAGCACTTGTTTCATATAGTCTGTGCCTGGTGTAAATGGTTCTTCCGCCAAGGCCTGTATCAACTCAATCGCTTCTTCCAGCTCCTCTTCCAACTCTTCTGGACGGTCATCCAAATATTCATTGATTTCATGAAGGGTCATATCTGCTTTGCGCATCTCATCAATGGAACCTTGAATCACACCGACAGCCATCCCTGTTTGTAACAAGATGAATCCGGCTTTGATCTTTTCCAGATAAGGTTTGATTGGGTCAGCCAATAGATATTTTTTCGGTAGGAACGCGTTGTCGAACAGCAGGGAATAAGTACCAGACCCTTCCATACCCGCGAACTCCACCATCTGTTTCATGGTCAAACCATCCAAGTTACAAGGAATCAGCCCCATCACATCTTTCGTGTTGCCTTCTGAATCGTGCACATGGAAAATAGAACCGAAAAAGTGTTTGTCGCTTTTCTCTAAAAGGTTGGATACCCAAGGCAAAGTCCCATTGATGATATACCCATCTTCTACTTCTTCCGCAGATAGCTTCAACTCTTCAATACCCGCAAAATACTTCATCGGATTAGACAAAGCCGTTGCGCCGAAATAATCACCATCGACCATCTTTGGCAAAATCTCTTGTTTCAGCCAGTCATTTTCAGAGTTTTCAATGTACCAAGTACAGACATCCTGCGCCCACATCATGAAGCCAGTCGTCATACACTCGCGTGATACTGTCGCCATATCCTGAATAGAGCCGAACACATCGACCGTACCGTTGTTCTGCGAAGCGATATGATGTCTAAAAGCACCCGCCTTACCCAGTTTTTCCAATACTTCTGTCGTATAAAGACCGTGGTCGATATCAATGACCTTTGGCTTTAAAACATCTTTAACTATTTGTTGAATCATCTTCTTTACCTCAAATCCCGGCTCGGCAAATCCCGAGCCGGTTTTGCCATTACTTCACCAGACTTGGAGTTACTGGAACCTTATTCATATAAGTATTCGCAACTGGCGACCATTTGGTTGCGTGTTGAACCAAATCTTCTAGCTCTTCTGCCGAACAGTCAGCTTCGATATCAAAGAATGCGCGCACTTCACGAACACCCAACAATTTGTCAGGGTCGACATCACCCGTTCCCCATACCGCAGTGATATTGATGTCACCTTCCAATGAGATTTCCAATTTAGTCAGGTTGATACCACGTGCCGTTGCGTTTGCCTGAACACCAACTGACAAACATGAACCCAAAGACAACAACGCCATTTCAGATGGGTTTGGTGCAGTATCTTCACCCAACAATCCAGGTGGCTCATCCACGACAATCGCAGGAAGGTCACGGATATAGTTCAAGTTTTTAAACTGACCTTCTAAAACCGTTTTAGATTTAAGGGTCTTGATTGTGTCTGGTGCTGCTTTTCCTTGCTCACCCAATTGCTTCAAACCGTCGTTATCAATCGGTCTTAAACAAGATGGAATATATACTTCAGCCATTTTTATCTCCTAAACAATGGTTAATTTGAATTTGTTAAGTTTTCTCTTCGTGTTTGTTAAAACTCATCTCCCTTATAACCATGTTTGTGCCAGACATATTTTGTTGTTTTATTTCAATGACATAAGCTATTTTCCTGATATTTTTCTCTAATTTTGTATTACAATTTCTTACAATCTTATTCAAATGACTTACATTGTTTAACAATTGCAAACAAACTCATATAAAAACGCCTAAAGTAACACGTCTTCATTTCATCAACTTTTCGTTTTTATCAATAAAATCAACTTGTTAAAAAATATCTACACTTTTGGTATAGCGGTTGCTCTTTTGATACTTGCAAGATTTGCAATAACGAAAAGGAAATCTATCTATGGACAAAATTACAATGACGGAAGCCATCATT
Proteins encoded in this window:
- a CDS encoding ABC transporter ATP-binding protein, which encodes MTAHASNVWIAELSHSYKKQLPPVLTNINLNIPKGQLTAMIGRSGCGKSTLLQMIAGLLLPSDGVVRINGKTVVKPSAKWNMMFQKPSLYPWMSVRENAALGLVFAGTYKQKQDRVEELLDMVGLSEHKDKNVQELSGGQQQRVALARSLATEPEILLLDEPFSALDAFTRTALQTEVAQICHEQGITMIMVTHDIEEAIAMADKVVIMSHNPGEIVGDLDVPLTYPRDRSAADFIELKETLFNQFEQIDLAKQKEMAEVANQ
- a CDS encoding ABC transporter substrate-binding protein, which translates into the protein MCHLCEWNDKDSNDYVFNPVKGRREFILDSMATAGGLAAAMSLPNTAFANMEMPEDEVVRIGYIPITDASALLVAHAMGFFEDEGLKVAKPTLIRGWSPLIEGFAAKKFNLVHFLKPIPIWMRYNNNFPVKITGWAHTNGSGVVVGKHTGIEDFKGLAGKQVAVPYWYSMHNIVLQMALKNAGLEPVIQDQTDKLKPNQVNLQIMPPPDMPTALAARKIDAYIVAEPFNAAGEMLAGAKMIRFTGDIWENHPCCVVCMHEEHTEKKKVWSQKVMNAVVRGAMYAQENKEEVAKMLSREGKRYLPMKAKVVLKAMTDYSTTEYAHPDAIHHPDWGVGRIDFNPWPYPSATEFIVDHLKTTLVAGDTTFLQKLDSKFVAKDLVNYEYVKNAMDKFGAWDKVEGVNPAHPTTREEVFKL
- a CDS encoding ABC transporter permease, which translates into the protein MSETTTTPMMVSVVNQATSAFRQLPVWAQNVSFSTFGMAILLFLWWLGGIWIASNPDTESFASFAPAPAFEALYELVASGEIWQTIWSSLYRILVGLFWAILLGVPAGIIIGYFSTIRQIANMPFQLLRMISPLAWMPIAVLVYATWDNAIIFLITIAAVWPIIFGTAHGVQRIDPLWFKVAKNLGADGYQMLMRVIMPAIAQDVFAGIRLAVGVAWVVLVPAEYLGVTSGLGYAINDARDTLDYAKLAAVVVVIGIIGYMLDSIAARLIKLYSWRME
- a CDS encoding sigma-54-dependent Fis family transcriptional regulator is translated as MTTKLQEFDIANDSEFVVIQEAAQQIEHANDPDFAIYNILSICSRLMGLNRGRVFLHDQEAENLYAAYGYGLTQDEIERSRFGSKEGITGKVMHLGRAVVVPDIDEETDYLFRTVDRETLPQEPVSFLAVPIIRKNERIGVLAFNRLKNRKRSFDRDLSFLKILSLFIGEILAVHQMLERQTLILKQENEQLRSVALGQGSQYGIIGESPLLLQALDKASRAANTPVTVMLKGESGTGKEKFSRMIHRASNRKDNPFIAINCAAIPAELLEAELFGYEKGSFTGATQQKKGKFELANHGTLFLDEIGDLDFALQAKLLRLLEDKAVTRIGGTQDIPIDVRVIVASHKDLYKSVNEGSFRLDLFYRFNVFPIELPALRDRHGDIRTLIRHFLNQTNQDYLTNAILEPEAITFLETYSWPGNIRQLENVIKRSVLLAEDDKFVTLGLVQKIIHEESAITHNTSLSSPTLVTETAVNAVPQSIASNWEAPARNGTNGGFTAYPSDDERMENWQGNDGKRAYWKVSDDEKENLMMALKQARGNKTRAAMLLNMTPRQFSYRMSKLGIDM
- a CDS encoding FAD-dependent oxidoreductase; protein product: MSEPFRKYICKTCGLIYDEAEGDPDSGLAPGTRFEDIPDDWYCPLCLVSKSDFVLIDDAPKPKSDVARPKSKVGGKESIVIIGAGYAGWTVAEKIKQELPDADVSIVTGCDGSVYPKPAISMAMSQGRDAKDLVEFSGEEKAGELGIGIKTRAKVMSVNTKRNRLMTTSGSINYSKLILATGASAIKPMLSGDAVSDVMTINDLAAYKRFRSAIADKKHITLLGGGLIAVEMAEDLISQDYQVTLLVRGDTLMRNLLPSQLSTKLAEALINKQIEIVYEAQLEAIDHDGDAYALSLDDGSKLATDLLVAAIGLKPNIDLAKKAGLDVSRGILVNHQLQTSNEDIYAIGDCIEIDGELQAFLEPIRREAETIAKHIAGDASAEFKVVPPLVKTKTPSLSIITCPPLKKDAHGDWSIVSNDETSSEVSYLVEEQVKGFALSGDKVNQAAKLYKALSA
- a CDS encoding acyl-CoA dehydrogenase family protein: MIQQIVKDVLKPKVIDIDHGLYTTEVLEKLGKAGAFRHHIASQNNGTVDVFGSIQDMATVSRECMTTGFMMWAQDVCTWYIENSENDWLKQEILPKMVDGDYFGATALSNPMKYFAGIEELKLSAEEVEDGYIINGTLPWVSNLLEKSDKHFFGSIFHVHDSEGNTKDVMGLIPCNLDGLTMKQMVEFAGMEGSGTYSLLFDNAFLPKKYLLADPIKPYLEKIKAGFILLQTGMAVGVIQGSIDEMRKADMTLHEINEYLDDRPEELEEELEEAIELIQALAEEPFTPGTDYMKQVLEARLLGAEFCKRSADAVMQHCGAKGYIVDAPAQRKQREAYFVIIVTPSIKHLRKEIARLEA
- a CDS encoding OsmC family protein, coding for MAEVYIPSCLRPIDNDGLKQLGEQGKAAPDTIKTLKSKTVLEGQFKNLNYIRDLPAIVVDEPPGLLGEDTAPNPSEMALLSLGSCLSVGVQANATARGINLTKLEISLEGDINITAVWGTGDVDPDKLLGVREVRAFFDIEADCSAEELEDLVQHATKWSPVANTYMNKVPVTPSLVK